A genomic window from Cardiocondyla obscurior isolate alpha-2009 linkage group LG02, Cobs3.1, whole genome shotgun sequence includes:
- the Su(f) gene encoding protein suppressor of forked — translation MTESKTEFDWGNEKLQRAQKTVDESPYDLEAWSILIREAQNRPIAEVRPVFEKLVSVFPSAGRYWKIYIEQEIKMRNFEKVEKLFQRCLMKILNIELWKLYLSYVKETKASLATYKEKMAQAYDFALDKIGMDIHSYSIWNDYVMFLKSVEAVGSYAENQKISAVRKVYQRGVINPMINMEQLWKDYMSFEQNINPIIAEKMAIERSRDYMNARRVAKELEAVTRGLNRSAPSIPPTGHPEEVKQVELWKKYIAWERSNPLRTEDTSLVARRVMFAIEQCLLCLGHHPAVWHQAAHFLELSSKILTEKGDVNAAKNLSDEAATMFERATNTLLSKNMLLYFAHADFEEGRVKYEKVHQIYQKFLDIPDIDPTLAYVQYMKFARRAEGIKSARTVFKRAREDARCKHHVYVAAALMEYYCTKDKNIAFRIFELGLKKFGDNPDYILCYIDYLSHLNEDNNTRVLFERVLSSGSSLEPEKSVDIWNRFLEFESNIGDLASIVKVEKRRSAVLEKIKEFEGKETAQLVDRYKFLDLYPCTPMELKSIGYMDVSSVARNAIGVIPRVPDPEEAIAALPRPDLSQMIPYKPKVNPLPGEHPVPGGSFPLPPAAAQLCTMLPPPGCFRGPFVAVDLLMDVFSRIQLPDHAPLPIADNGCDTKLFDLAKSVHWIVDESNDGVSIGSKRRRTRLGGDDSEEEDLPPPPVNDIYRQRQQKRVK, via the exons ATGACGGAAAGCAAAACGGAATTC gaTTGGGGAAACGAAAAACTGCAACGTGCACAAAAAACGGTTGACGAATCGCCATATGATTTGGAGGCATGGAGCATACTTATAAGAGAAGCACAAAACAGACCAATCGCAGAAGTAAGACCAGTATTTGAGAAACTCGTTTCAGTATTCCCATCAGCTGGACGTTAttggaaaatttatatcgaacaagag ATAAAAATGCGGAACTTTGAAAAGGTGGAAAAG CTTTTCCAAAGGTGCCtcatgaaaattttaaatattgaattgtGGAAACTATATCTTTCTTATGTCAAAGAAACGAAAGCAAGTTTAGCTACGTATAa agaaaaaatGGCACAAGCATATGACTTCGCCCTGGATAAAATTGGTATGGACATACACTCTTACAGCATTTGGAATGATTACGTTATGTTTTTAAAGAGCGTTGAAGCAGTTGGATCATATGCAGAAAATCAGAAAATTAGTGCAGTACGAAAG GTTTATCAACGAGGTGTTATTAATCCCATGATTAACATGGAGCAACTATGGAAAGATTACATGTCGTTTGAGCAGAATATTAATCCAATAATTGCGGAGAAAATGGCTATCGAAAGATCTAGGGATTATATGAATGCAAGACGTGTCGCGAAAGAATTGGAAGCAGTTACAAGAGGTTTAAATCGGAGTGCACCCAGCATCCCTCCAACTGGTCATCCCGAAGAAGTTAAACAG gTTGAATTatggaaaaaatatattgcatgGGAACGCAGTAATCCTCTAAGAACGGAAGATACGTCGCTAGTTGCCCGGAGAGTAATGTTTGCAATCGAACAGTGTCTTTTATGTTTGGGTCATCATCCTGCAGTGTGGCATCAAGCGGCGCATTTTTTAGAATTGAGttcaaagatattgacagaaaaagGTGACGTGAACGCGGCTAAAAATCTCAGCGACGAGGCTGCTACCATGTTTGAGAGAGCAACAAACACATTATTATCAAAGAATATGTTGTTATATTTTGCGCATGCAGACTTCGAAGAGGGTAGAGTAAAATACGAGAAAGTGCATCAAATATATCAAAAGTTTCTTGATATACCTGACATAGATCCTACCTTG GCATATGTGCAATATATGAAATTTGCGAGAAGAGCTGAAGGTATAAAATCTGCGAGAACAGTATTCAAACGAGCTCGAGAGGATGCAAGATGTAAACATCACGTTTACGTTGCTGCTGCGTTAATGGAATATTATTGCACTAAAGATAAAAACATAGCATTCCGTATATTTGAATTAGGATTAAAGAAATTTGGAGATAACCCGGATTATATTCTTTGTTACATAGATTACTTGTCACATTTAAACG AGGATAATAACACAAGAGTTTTATTTGAGAGAGTATTGTCTTCTGGCTCTAGCTTAGAGCCAGAAAAGTCAGT agaTATATGGAATCGTTTTTTAGAATTCGAATCTAATATTGGCGATTTGGCTAGTATTGTCAAAGTTGAGAAAAGACGAAGTGCAGTATTAGAAAAG aTCAAAGAATtcgaaggaaaagaaactgCTCAATTAGTAgacagatataaatttttggaTTTGTATCCGTGTACTCCCATGGAGTTGAAATCAATTGGATATATGGATGTTTCTAGCGTTGCTAGAAACGCCATTGGAGTTATACCTCGCGTACCTGATCCAGAGGAAGCGATTGCTGCTTTACCTAGACCCGATTTATCGCAAATGATACCATATAAACCTAAAGTGAATCCTTTGCCTGGTGAACATCCGGTACcag GTGGCTCATTCCCATTACCCCCAGCCGCGGCTCAATTGTGTACCATGCTACCTCCACCTGGCTGCTTTAGAGGCCCGTTTGTTGCTGTTGATTTATTGATGGATGTCTTTAGTAGAATTCAATTACCCGATCATG CTCCTTTGCCAATCGCGGATAATGGATGTGACACCAAATTATTTGATCTCGCAAAATCTGTACATTGGATCGTTGACGAAAGTAACGACGGCGTAAGCATCGGATCTAAACGCAGACGAACGCGTTTGGGTGGCGACGATAGCGAGGAAGAAGATTTACCGCCTCCACCCGTAAACGACATTTATCGCCAAAGACAACAAAAGCGAGTTAAATAA